The genomic DNA GGGAAGCGGCGTCGCCTCCCCACGCCTGAAGGCGGGGACTCCCGACGCCGCGTAGTCTGGTGGTAACAGATGCAGTCCGAGCAGGTGCCTGCCTTGCATCAGGAGGCACCGTGCGCCCTACGGGAACAGCCCGCGAACCCTTATGGCTTCGGCCACTCTGTTCACAGATAGCACGTAGGCCCCTGTTCGCAGGCTCAGGTTCTTCTCGTGGGAGTACCTCCAGACCTCATCGAAGCTCCTGGTCATGATGCCGTCCAGCCGCATGTTGACCTCGGCCTCTGTCCAGTAGTATTGCTGCAGGTTCTGGACCCATTCGAAGTAAGAGACGACGACGCCGCCTGCGTTGGCCAGGATGTCGGGAACGACCACCGTGCCGGCCTCCTCAAGGATCTTGTCGGCCCCGGCCGTGGTGGGGCCGTTCGCCCCTTCCACGATCATCTTGGCCTTGACGTCTGCAGCGTTCTTCTCGGTGATCTGCCCCTGGATTGCGGCCGGGATCAGGAGGTCGACGGGCAACGTCAGAATCTCGGAGTTCGATATGGCGGCGACACCCGGGGCCGAATAGCCCTCGAGGAACTTGTGGGAGGCGACGTACCGGTTTACATCGGCGATGTCGAGGCCGGCGGGGTTGTATATGCCTCCAGTGATATCGCTCACCGCGACCACCTTGCATCCGAGCTCGCACAGTAAGGTTGCGGATACGGACCCGACGTTGCCGTAGCCCTGCACGGCCGCAATCGTTTCGGCGGGGGCACGGCCGAGCCGCTTGAGCAGCTCTCGGACGGTCATCATCACGCCGCGTCCTGTGGCTTCGCGCCTTCCGAGCGAGCCGCCGAGGTTGATGGGCTTGCCTGTGACCACTCCAGGAGTGAACACTCCCCGGAGCATCGAGTATGTATCCACGATCCATCCCATGATGGTAGAGTTCGTGTTGACATCAGGAGCGGGGATATCCTTGTCCGGGCCGATGATGGGGGCGATGCCCGACACATACCGGCGGGTGAGCCTACACAGTTCGTTCTCAGACAGGGAGGAGGGGTCGACCTTTATGCCGCCCTTGCCGCCTCCGTACGGTATGCCCACGACGGCACATTTCCAGGTCATCCACGAAGCCAGGGCCTTCACTTCGTCCATGTCGACGTCCGGGGCGTAGCGTATGCCCCCTTTGGCAGGGCCACGGGCAGTCGAGTGCTGGACCCGGTAACCTTGGAATACCCTGATACTCCCGTCATCCATCTGGATGGGGACCGAGACCTCGAGGATGCGCTCGGGCTCTGCGAGAATCGCGTGAATCCCGGGTTCGAGATTGAGAATCCGGGCGGCCGCAGCCAGTCGCAAGAGTACCTCGTCATACTGGCTATGTCCCATTTGACTACCTCCATTGTATACATGATACAGGATGCACATTAATCTTCGCCATCGGCATCACGGCTCCTTCCCGGCTGCGAAAAAAAAGCTCGACGGCTTGTCCGGGGAGGAAGCTGAACATCCTCCGGCTCCAGGCGTCGAAGTACAATGAGGAAGGTCGGCCTTCTGCAACCGGGAGAGTTGACGTCATGCCCTCAGATGCCGCGTTCGATACTATTGTCGAGAAGTACAAAGACAGAATCATGAACCTTGCGTTTCGCATGCTCGGGAGCAGATCAGAGGCGGAGGACGCTGCTCAGGAGACCTTCATCCGGGCATTTCGTGCTTATTCCCGTTTTCGAGGCGAGAGTTCGACTTACACGTGGCTGTACCGGATCGCCACGAATCTGTGTCTCGACACTATCAGGGCTCGAAACCGTGCCCCCCAGTCCGAGTCCCTTGATGCGCTGGGGGATCCCGCCAGGGGCGCTGACGACTCCGGTGGATCCCCCGAGGAGTCGTTGAACAGGCGCGAACTGGCCAGAGCGATCAGGATCGCGCTCGGGGAGCTGTCCCCCGCCCACCGGGCGGCGGTTGTCCTTCACGATGTTGAGGGCCTCAGGTATCACGAGGTGGCCAGGGTACTCGGGTGCTCGGTGGGCACTGTGAAATCGAGGCTGTTCTACGGGCGGAGGCGGCTCCGCGAGATACTGGCCGAATTCCTACCCGGTGGAGGTGATTTAGGTGGCGGCTGGAACATGCCCCGACCCGACTGAGATCAGCTCACTTGTAGACGGGGAGCTTGGGCGGCGACGTGCGGCGGAGATCGAAGACCATTTGGCATCGTGCGATACATGTCGCAGGGCTGCAGCGGAGACACGCGCGGTCAAGGCCATACTTGCCCATGCCCCACGCATCGAGTGTTCGGAGGAGCTGAACCGCAGCCTTGCGCGGGCGCTCGAGTTGGCCCAACGGACCCGCACGACAGGATTCCTCGTACAGATGAGAAAGTGGGCATGGATGCGGGTTCCCATGGTCTACGCAGTCGGGATCTGCCTGGCTGTGATTGTGGTGTCCGCAGGAGCCAGCAAGCTTCGCCAGACGGGGCCCCAGGATGATCCGTTTACCCCCCTGGTCAGAGCCCACATCATATGCGAGTCAAGTCAGCGTGTGCGTCCACTGGAAGACGTGATGTGCCTGCCCATCAAATTCTGATGCTACAAGGCGGGGTGAGTTGCCGGCATGTTCCGTGCCTGTCTCACAGTCTTTCTCATCGCCATGGCCTGTGCGTCTTGTTCGGTTGCGGCTGGGGCTCAACCGGCGACCGGGGAAGTGGTCCGTCGCATCCTCAACGCCCGGGATACCATTCAGTTCTCCGGCGTGCAGGTGGTAGTGAGGCCTTCGGTTGCAGGTCTCGAGTCAGTGACAAGACGGGTTCACTATGGCGGATCCGGGATGTTTCGCATTGAGACTGTGTCGTCCGGTGGTGACGTCACTCACATAATGGTGGGCCGCACAGGGTCGTTCGAGCACTACGTCCCTGAACTCGGAATCGCATTTGTGGGGGATGGGTTTGAGGGAATCCTGCCAGTCATCGACGAACGCATCAGAGATCTGGTCAGTTCAGCCAGGGTGGATCCGCCCAAGTCCGGGTCGGTGCTAGGGCGTCCCGCGGTCGTCTTGTCCGGTGAGGACAGGTGGGGCAGGCGCGCCACTGTCTGGGTGGACGCGGACCACTGGGTAGTCCTCAGAGCAGAGCTCTCTCAGTCCGCGGGGAACGCAGACCTTCTGATGTTCTTCACCGAGGTCGATTTCGGGCCGCCTGATCCCTCCGTCTTCGGCGTGCCATACCCCCCGGATACCAAGGTGTTCCGTACAAGGGCTGATTTTCTCCTCACCCTTGACCTCGGAATAGCCGCGAGACGCCTGGGATTCGCCCCATTCTACCCAGCTTTTGTGCCCCCCGGACTTGCCTATGCCGGATCAGAGCTGATACAGGATGGCGGACTCCCGACCCTGCATACCAGGTATGCTGGAAAGGGAAAACTGATATCCCTCTTCCAAAGGGCGGTGTCAAGGCCAAGCCTTTCGCGCGCACCAGTCCGAATCAAGCGTCCGCTCCCGGAAGGTCTCCTGGGATATGAATGGCAGGTCGACGGGGTTGAGGTTATCATGCTTGTTCCGAAAGATTCCGACGAGAGCCAAGTGCAGGCCATGGGCAGATCACTCGTCCGGTTTTCACTGTGATCCCTGGCTTGAGCTGGGGCCAAAACTTGTACCCGCCTCAGAAGGAATTCCTCTGAAGCACAGCGAACAATTAGGCGTCTGAGAACGCTTCAGGGGAGAGTGATTTCTATGAGTTCCGTAAGGCGCGCGCTGGTACTCTCAATTGCGGCATTGCTCCTAGTCGCCCTGGCTAGCCCCGGTTTTGCTTCGAAACCACTCAAGGTGGCGATCGTCTTCGACATCGGCGGCCTCGGCGATCAGTCATTCAACGACTCAGCCTACGAGGGTCTTAAGAGGGTTCAAAAGGAACTCGGTGCGGAGATAGCCTACGTCGAGTCCCGCACGCCGTCCGACTACGAGCCCAACCTCGCCATGATGGCCCGGAGTGGCTATGACATGGTCTGGGCGATTGGGTTCCTGATGGCGGACGCATTGGAGAAAGTTGCGCCCCAGTTCCCCAACACCAAGTTCGGAATCATCGATTTCGCGTATGACGATGCGAAGTACGCCGGACCCCTCAAGAACGTCAT from Bacillota bacterium includes the following:
- a CDS encoding Glu/Leu/Phe/Val dehydrogenase — encoded protein: MGHSQYDEVLLRLAAAARILNLEPGIHAILAEPERILEVSVPIQMDDGSIRVFQGYRVQHSTARGPAKGGIRYAPDVDMDEVKALASWMTWKCAVVGIPYGGGKGGIKVDPSSLSENELCRLTRRYVSGIAPIIGPDKDIPAPDVNTNSTIMGWIVDTYSMLRGVFTPGVVTGKPINLGGSLGRREATGRGVMMTVRELLKRLGRAPAETIAAVQGYGNVGSVSATLLCELGCKVVAVSDITGGIYNPAGLDIADVNRYVASHKFLEGYSAPGVAAISNSEILTLPVDLLIPAAIQGQITEKNAADVKAKMIVEGANGPTTAGADKILEEAGTVVVPDILANAGGVVVSYFEWVQNLQQYYWTEAEVNMRLDGIMTRSFDEVWRYSHEKNLSLRTGAYVLSVNRVAEAIRVRGLFP
- a CDS encoding sigma-70 family RNA polymerase sigma factor, which translates into the protein MPSDAAFDTIVEKYKDRIMNLAFRMLGSRSEAEDAAQETFIRAFRAYSRFRGESSTYTWLYRIATNLCLDTIRARNRAPQSESLDALGDPARGADDSGGSPEESLNRRELARAIRIALGELSPAHRAAVVLHDVEGLRYHEVARVLGCSVGTVKSRLFYGRRRLREILAEFLPGGGDLGGGWNMPRPD
- a CDS encoding zf-HC2 domain-containing protein, coding for MAAGTCPDPTEISSLVDGELGRRRAAEIEDHLASCDTCRRAAAETRAVKAILAHAPRIECSEELNRSLARALELAQRTRTTGFLVQMRKWAWMRVPMVYAVGICLAVIVVSAGASKLRQTGPQDDPFTPLVRAHIICESSQRVRPLEDVMCLPIKF